agctgtgtgtgtggggtcaggcacagaggtgaACCTGGGGAGAGGTGCAGAGATCCTTGATCCTTGGAGGTATCTCCACCTCCGAGGAGAGGTGCTCTGAGGTCCAGCTGACAGGGAAGACGTGGAGAAAACTTAATCTCTTTGGGAAGCATCTCCTTCCTGGGGGCAAATGAAATCAGACATGCAGATCGAGTGTGTCAAGGGATGTGTCTTGGGCTCTGGCAATAGCACACtgtcattttatttcaaatgtagAAACATTAAATTTGTGTTTTCCAGGTCTTGGATGAAGCTAACAGAGATGCTGATCTGAACCACGTGGCCTGCAACCTTGTGAAGAAGCCAGGAAACATTTACTACATGTACAGGAGGGAGAGTGGGCAGCGATACTTCTCCATCCTGTCTCCTAAGGTGAGTGGTCACGGCccctgagggagcagggaggggaaaaaaaagtcatgtttgTGGTGTTTGGGAACATGTGGACCTCAGAAAAAACCACCAGCTTGATGGGGGCATTTGTTGGCTGCTGCTCAGTTGGCCTTTGCCCTTGGTCTGGGTTAGTCTGCTGGGGCCAGAGCCATCTTATGGAGTTCTCTGGCTCTTGGTGGAGGATGGCAAGAAGCCCTTTGGTGTATGGACCTGAATTCTGCCTTTTGGTCCCTGCAGTTCTTCCTCTGAGCCTTTTGTGGCTGGTGTGGCTGCCTGACAGGGTGCTGTCTTCAGGTGCTTCAGCCCAGGGACTGAGTTTGCCTGCAGCTTGAGGAGTGGTCTTGGAGGTCTCCTCCTTACAGGCCACCCATTTTCTTACATGCAGGGTGAAGGCTTCAGGGCAAACCTCTGGGCAGGTCAGGGAGGTCCTGTGCCCCCAAGCCTCCCTgcatcagcagtgctggggctcgACCTGATCTTGGACTCAGGGTAGCTGAGCTTATTTTTAGGTTAAGAAATGGGATGATCACGTAGCTGGGAGTGCATCAGAGGTTGGGGGCTGAgggacagcacagcccagctgcaggggaAACTGAGCACTGATGAAgtctctcctttccctgccaGGAATGGGGAACCACTCCCCACGAATTTCTCGGTGCCTATAAGCTCCAGCACGACATGTCCTGGACTCCATTTGAGGACATTGAGAGACGAGATGCAGAAACAGCCatcctggagaagctgctgagccggcaggcagcactgcccccCTGCACAGAGCCCAACTTCCAGGGCCTGACCAAGGCACAGGAGTGACCACACAGGACCCCCTGAGCAGAGTCCCCGGGTGAGGGGACACGGGGCCTGGGCACTGCCAAAGGCAGGGCAAGGAAAAGAGcccaagaaacaaaaatgctgaTTGCTCTGTGCTTTAAGGACACTAATTATGTATTCAATCCTACTGGATTTTCTGGTAATTGAGTAATTTATTATGTTGACCTGTGCCCAGCTGTACTGAGAGGCAGGTGGTACCAGCTGGTGTGAGTTCCAGAGGGCTTGGAACGTCCTacctgcctggctctggtgtACCTCACTGTGGCAGGTAATGATTCCAGGGCTGGATTTTGCCCCTTGTTAAAATGCACATATTTATGGAACTGTGTGGCCCAGGAAGAGGCATCAAAACCCCATGCAAAGGGTCTGCTGTGATGAGAATCTGCTGGTCTCTGTCCCAGCTGGTCTGAACCCCTGAGCTGGGAACACGGGTGACCTGGAGCTCTGTTTTCTGGGAAGAGTGTCCTCAAAAGTGCCATTCAGGCCTCAGGTGCTCTTCAAACAATGTGTGTTTCACAGTCCTTGTGCATTCCCCTTGGATTTGAGTGCATGAGCTGCCAGGTGGAGACAAGGCACAGATGCCTCTGTGCCAGAGCGGTGGggaaagtaaaataaaccaGTCTTGATCTCAGATGTGCCTTTGAGACAGGCCCTGTGTTCCTCCTGTGTGGCAAGTATCCCTTTGGCTTTATCAGGGAGACTTGGTGGCACGTGGAGCTGatgggacatctccagcctcttgtCCTTGTGCCCACACCTTGGGAGATGCTTGAGGCTGCTGGCAGTGACAATTCCTTATGGGAAGAGCTGTTCCCTGTGGGACCACATAGAAGTGGGGAGGTTTGAGGCAGCTCCCTGGCAccccagcatttttttttcccccccccaggttgtttttctcccagctctgcccagtgcAGTAGCTCACCCACATGCCAGCATGGCTGAGCCTTTGGTTGACAGAAACCTGCTCCTCAGAGTCAACTTTTCCCAGTGCCCTTCCTCACTTGAAGCACAAGCCAGATTAACAGCAAttattctattattattattattattccaaGGTATAATTAATTCCTCATCAAGTCACAAGTGTCTTAatttgatggttttttttttctctgctcattCCATCGCCCTGGGTCTGATTTTACCCTGCGTTATTAAATCTTAACTTGGAAGGGAGAAAGTTAATTACTGCACgagctttctgtggtgctaATTACAGCAACAGCAGATGTGTGTTGATTTAATGCTCCTCTGGGAAGTGGGGCTTCCTGCCCCAGTTTTATCTGTTTCCATCATTAGTATCTGTACCATGACACGTGCAAAGAGGTCGGGGTGGTTGTGGGACCTCTATAGCCTTAGGTGGGATTTCACCTCCAGCAGACACTCCACGACTTGCTGGTTGTTCTTGCTGGTCCTCTGGGCATTGTCAAGTCTTTCTCTTGGATTTGCCTCCCAAAAAGCAAAGCCCCCATGGCTGTGGATTTGTATGAAAACACCAAGGAGGTCTCGAGAGGCAGGCCGTGGGGGCGATGGGCTCGTGCTCGGTGCTCTCATGGGGATGAGGGTCCTGCAGTAGTGCAGGGGGGGATTGCTGGAAAGGGGGAACCATCCCCCCCCAAAACAGCCCACCTAGTGTTGCCATCCCTGCTGGTTCTGTATCTAAATAAATCCAAAGAAGTGAGGCACTGTCAGAAATGCTGGAAGGTGGTGTAGAGCTGAGCATGAGGATAAGCATCCTCTGGAACATGGGCAAGGGTGGAGCTGGTGGCAGGAGGATGAGCTGGAGCCTCCTGTGGTGGTTACAGCTTTGGATGAGTCCTGGAGAACCGAGGAGATGGTGCCCTGTGAGAGACTCCACAAGTCCCTCTGGGTTCATGATCTGTTGCCTTTGTGCTTGACAGGAGCAGGGATTTCACCCAAAATCAGCTGGGAAGGGTCAGCAGGACACTGGCATCCACTCCCAGTTTTGTCCTGAAAATTCTTgtggaaaatattcttcttcCATTGCTCTTTGGTGAGCGCTCAGGGCAGCAGTGAGCATGTTCAGAAGGCAGAGGCTTGTTACCAAATCTCCAAGGGTGGCCAATATTTGCAGGAGAAGGCACAGATGGGCTTCTGACACCATTACATTGGGCAGAGCAAGTTTTGCTCTATCTTTGGCCACGCAGACGAACCAGGGCTTGCTTAAAAGGCCCAGCACAAAGATGTTCTGAGGGTCTGACCcacttcagctgctccccagagcCCATGGTTGGTGACTCAGGGCTGCTGGCACTAGGACCTGGAGCTCTTTGTGGCTTTTATAAATTGAATTACTCTGGATTTTTCTGTGTCAGGCCAGATTCTGGCTCCTGCTTCTCAAAGTGGCCATGCCTGGAGATTTTCTTTCTGGGCTCTTGTTTCTGAAGGATGAGGTGGGTTTAGGGGGATTTAACCCTCCATAAGTCCCTGACTCTTCCAGGGGGTTGTCTCCCAGCCAGGAGGAGTCTCCCAGCAAGGAGGAATTGTGGCTCTTTGGCCCGTTTTATTTCAGCTTCAGCTCCAGAGgagtaaaggaaaacaaacaaacaaaaagaggaagaaaacattgAGGGGAATTTGGAAACTGATCCAGGGGATGCCCCACATAGGGAAACTCTGCCCcatgtgctcctgcagccctcGAGTGTGTGCACAGAGGTGCAGGTGCAGGGTGGAGGGGTCTAAATTAGCAACACTgaagtttttatttaaacttcaAAGGCTTACATAGAGACCAAAGCGGTGTGTTGCTGCTCTATGGTCAGTttataccaaaaaaaagaaaaaaaaagaaacccaaaaggCACAGAATTTGCTCTTGCATTGAAAAGACCACAAACCCTGGGAGCATTTGCCACTGCACCCTGTGACCAACCTCCCCTTGCCCATGGATGGTGGATCATCATCAAACTATTTGGGCACATGCACATGATTTCACAAAAAACGTGCAGCTAGCAAAAGTAtacttttttctgctgttgttctTGAAACCCACAAAGTTTGCCATCATTACGGGAATCCCTGCTGGAGATAAAGGAGGTGTCCAGGATCCTGGAGCATCCTTTAGTCTGCCACTCAACAGAGCCAAATATATCCCAAcacctctgcagctctgaaGCTCCCATTTCTGGACAAGTGACTATCAATTACCAAAGAAACATTAAGAGATCACTTCTCAAAATGCAACTATCATGGAGCTACCCCAGAGCtatcacagaatgtgctgagctggatcTCACTGTTTGAGACCAACTGATATTTTCTGTACTTAATGcaactttctttttctaattctgTAAGATACTTTGCACATCTTTGCAAAGGCTCCTCTCAACCACCTGGTACATACAAGACAGGAAGTGAGGGTGGTTGGGCAGgggaattttaattttaataaaagtgaattttaataGCCTGAGCTCAAGacaccagcagcaccacaaCATACACTTCAAAAATAAAGGAGACCTAATTCTTCACAGAGACAGtgatcagacactggaatgggctgcccaggtggattcactgtccctggaggtatttaagaagagactggatgtagcactcagtgccacggtCGAGTAGGCAAGGTCAAAGGCTGGGCTTGacgatctcagaggtcttttccagcctggttgattctgtgactttttcCACGACTTTTAAGCCTTGCTCTTGTGCTCAGTGATCGGATTGGGTCATGACTAATAAGATGAGGTCACCACTTTCtgagttatatatatatatgtatatatatgcacacagtATACACAGTATTTATGGAGAATTCGGTCTGACAGAGCAGGAATCGTTTCCTGAGTTAGTTAATGTCCCTGGGAACCAAGCCCCTGGAATCTGTTCCCGCTCTCGGATCTtcccccggcggcggcgggcgcggccagcagggggcgccatgagccggccccgccccgccccgccccggcgcGCGTTGCGCGGTGACGTCACGCCCCTGCTGCCCGCGCCGAGGAGACCCCGCAGCGAGCTGCCAACGCCCGGCCGAGCGTCCGAGGtgagaggaggggggggggggacgggaCCGGGACGGGACCCCCGGCCGAGCACCGCGACCACCGAGCGGCCCCGATCCCCGCCTGCCACCCACTCAGCGACTCCCTGGCCCCGGACGGGGCGCCCGCCGAGCGCCGGAGCCGCCCTCCCAGGCCCCGCGGTGTGTGCGGGGCCTCCCCGGCAGCCGCCCTGCTGTGGGGCGGGCTCTGTGTCCCCGGTGGGCGCTGCcgctgcggggccgggggtgccggggcggccgccgcctcccctcctctcctctcccctcccttcccccgcTTGCTGGCGGCCGGAGCCTTGGAGCGGCGCAGGAAGTGCTGCCGCGGCCATGGCtgggcccagccccggccctgccccggcccGGCCTCGGTGCGGCCCCGGCTGGGGGAGAAGCCCCGAGGGGCTGCCGGCTGCGCTGGGGCGGTGCCgcaggagccctgagccgcgGCGGGGTGCGGGACGCTGAGCtccagctgtgtgtgtgctgcacaCAGGCAGCCGAAGAGTCGGGAGGCGCTTCTGGGCATCTGCGAGGCTGTGGGTTATGTTATCCAGAACCACCCCGCAGCTCTCGGTGCAGCGCCGGGGGTGCCACCGGCTGCAGCCGGGGCAGGAGCCAGCGCTGCTCGCTCCGACCAGCTTGGAGAGTTGTTGTTGACGCGCGTTTGCCATTCTCGGAAATCCTCacaaaaatgtatatatactGCAGCCGGACGTCACCTTATCTGTGTTCTAATCGCTGTTCTAGCGATCTGGACTTGAGTTGTGTTTTTACCTTCCAGCAGGCAGAACTTGCAGCTGGTGACAGACACTTGTACGACCAGGTAGCTGTGAATATACCAACCAACCCTGGAAACCTGTGCTTAACGAAGGACTGCAGGATGGCCAGGGTTCCTGGTGCCCTGCCTGTGTGGGTGCTGTggccagaggagcaggaaaagcTTTGCTCCTCTCTTGGCAGGCAAGCCCTGGCGAGGAGAAGGCCATGATAGATGGTAACTGGGTAGGCAGAAGTGGCTCTGTCTGGTCATCTGTGCTtctctcccagggaaggaggtgctGGCTGTCTCTGTTCGAAGTGTTAAAGTGTTAAGTTGCAGTGCCCCAAAtgtccatttatttatttatttgtctatttatttatttttgaaggcACTTAAAACCTGGATCAGGCTCCTTGTATTGCTCATAGGGATAACTCAGTGAGACACTTAGAGCTGCACTTTTTCACTTAGCAAAAGGGTCTTGTGCAAAATCAACTTTAAGTAGAAAGCCTTTATATTTAACAGACTGTACGTTGGGAAGCTATTCTGCTTTGTAGACTCTTCTTGCTAGTGCAGGGTTCTGGCAAAGGCAGTATAGGCAGGTTTTGATTTTGAATTTGAGACGGGTCTTAGGCTCATACCTAAGACTTCCATCAGTGTATTGGTGACTGTAGAAATAATTCTGTGTTTAAGCTGTTCACTTGTGTGCCTCAGTAACAACgaggaaaaggatttttaaaatcctggaaaggaataaaaaaatacctattgcagtgcaaaaaaaaaaaaaaaaaacaaaacatgtttGCAGTTTGGTAACATATCCTAGGCAGAAATTTTAATCACTGGATTTGCTTACTTTGAACTTGGTTATTCATGACCTGCAAGGGATGATCTGAATTCATTACACACCCTGCTTTGGGGTTGGTTGTTTGCCTCAGATTgatggccagggctggggagttTATGATGTTTTCACTGTTTGATAGAAAAGCTCTGGAAGCTCTAGAGTGTCAAGTACCTAAAATGGAAACTGTGGGACTTCTGCTGTAAGAACAGTAAACAGAAATGGAGCCCCTGTGGAACTCCCAGGGATTTCCCTGATGAGAACCATGGTGATGATTTGAGCTTCTAGAGCAGGAGGCAGTCAAGAGGAATTGTAGGGGGGCATAGTTATTTTCACCCTTGAGGCTCTGTTCCTGAGGAAAGAAtgacactttttcttttcttttttcttttttttttttttttttttttttttaaagatgaaggTGTCAAATTGAATGAAAGTGAAATTGGTTTCTGGTACTCCAGGTGGCAAGAAGCTCTTGTAGGTGAAAACACCCTATTCTTAGAGTCTTAATATATGACAAATAAAACAACTTATTGAGCAGATAAGCTTTTAGGCagagtttttaaagaaatctaaAGTGTCTTACACTCCTGCAGCCTGTCACCATTTAATTAAGTGGCTCCCTCTAAGCCCTACACTTCACACTTATTATTAACTTGTATGGTTTTACACTGTACAAGCTAAGGGTATCCATCAGGAAGGATTGCCACTAGCAGTGGTAGGTGAAGAAGGCCCTTTCACCAGAGTTTTTCCAAGGGCTAAAGCCTGGCGCAGGGTTTTCCCTCCTTGAGGATGTCTGGCTACCCCAAGGTAGGGTTCAGCTGCCTTTTGTAGCCGTTGGTGTCCATGTCAATGCCCAAGGTAAGTGACAGGAATGGCATTAAGACAGTGTATTCCCAGCTTCTGGTGGGGGATCCTTTAGGTTGTTTTTGGGTAGTTTGTTTACCTGGCCCTGGGTGTGCAGAAAACTGAAAGCAGTGAGTGCAAGAAGCAGAgtttgtggtggtggtggtgcgTAATTAATCTTTGTAATCTTTTCTTGGAGATGGAGAGAGCGACTGTCCTAAAGAGTTGTAAAGCTTCAAAATACTGATTGGCCTGTTTTCAGTAGAGCAGCTGTCCTTTCCTTGAGATGTGTTGACTTTTCTTCTGAACAAGTGACATTTTatagagagaaaacaaagagtttgttttgcaaaaacttttaaaagctgctgttcTATTTTAAGCTTTTGTGCTGCTAATTCACCCCGTTACTTTAGGGTGTTGTGGTGTAATTCCTACCAAGAGAGTTGGACTGTGCATGGTGGACCCGTGCACTGTTCTCTTGTCTCatggaaaaccaaaccaaaacctttCTAGATAAAGGA
Above is a window of Pseudopipra pipra isolate bDixPip1 chromosome 22, bDixPip1.hap1, whole genome shotgun sequence DNA encoding:
- the C22H1orf50 gene encoding uncharacterized protein C1orf50 homolog, with the protein product MAEGGAGPGHGGAGPGLALALVEGTAGRAARVGDPDDLVALARQVQQADDFVRANACSKLAVIAEQIRHLQEQARKVLDEANRDADLNHVACNLVKKPGNIYYMYRRESGQRYFSILSPKEWGTTPHEFLGAYKLQHDMSWTPFEDIERRDAETAILEKLLSRQAALPPCTEPNFQGLTKAQE